A genomic segment from Torulaspora globosa chromosome 3, complete sequence encodes:
- the RIX1 gene encoding Rix1p (ancestral locus Anc_4.365), translating into MSAAVLPIKELATRLEGSDDPEFITLLGCLRSPRYVDERLLKSDLSLLAAKTLALLRSSQDATVWRGCHTSVVICSYNPLVLCGHGGQLLAAIYSKLEHKVEYYSSAVQTPQSAVLLQALVYALGSLINLMRGKPALSRESLVPQLKVIIPLLVKLARLEPKLALPVLKTLLYKNTTTFRPFASKFRAVLSELLIKEYELCDKETQRLICDNFAYLHLIRLAPSNGADETQAHHKTYQDDTWKMGIFSVLAKFKPILDLCGEFLDLEQDKEIQKLIQSLNVTEEGANAGDFLPGLKLDMNSPLTLWEAPRRLSLLLDLLSSFMTLPTPYPVRVPLGLCISIAEGLLSMTSNYLPLKRDVRRDSGLTSVIEDILPQIQFVGVRLLSNISQTYGKLCLSLLPSILSSLELFIPLQQKSSRIDLQKCVSLKYEFMTLFSLVTTFLSHTGHQLNEVGLIKKLVDVSLHLTEDHSALDFSASRDIKAIRNKDSKQKQKKEHSNASISDLYVQPESFRFKCSERCLFEINRFLQVIVSNWKLPTNEHLKILKYTISTAVKWKEQRGYVPESYVKLLRAEVLNPGAERVSILPIAVSLLNNANDDIFDLLCHPRLPMSLVHNVKLATPMTEEPIEEIYEHIPTEADEDQSPRSLPTAAETDPVVEEIKPPADERREPSKHSNAAFNESVAENRSSSDIPAVSIVEEVSDTTDVRKREFDVEGAPSFFTKRTKIGADETRASSAISEVVTVEISGEKDLNAADSKSMEESTIKESNPASDGDSDFEMPTINVSEDEDDKEDSEDEDA; encoded by the coding sequence ATGAGTGCTGCTGTTCTGCCAATCAAAGAATTGGCCACGAGACTTGAAGGATCTGACGATCCCGAGTTTATCACACTGCTAGGCTGTTTGCGATCTCCACGGTACGTAGATGAGCGATTACTCAAATCGGACCTCAGCCTGCTGGCTGCTAAGACTTTGGCATTGTTGAGATCTAGTCAGGATGCCACTGTTTGGCGTGGCTGTCATACGAGCGTGGTGATCTGCTCTTACAATCCATTGGTGTTGTGTGGTCATGGAGGCCAGCTGCTGGCTGCGATTTATTCGAAACTTGAACATAAAGTTGAATACTACTCATCAGCTGTCCAGACGCCACAGTCTGCAGTGTTGTTGCAAGCATTGGTTTACGCTTTGGGGAGCTTGATCAACCTGATGCGAGGCAAGCCGGCTTTATCGAGAGAAAGCCTCGTTCCTCAACTGAAGGTTATCATTCCGTTGCTCGTGAAATTGGCTCGATTGGAACCGAAACTGGCGTTGCCCGTTTTGAAGACACTACTTTACAAGAACACCACGACTTTCAGGCCCTTTGCGAGCAAGTTTCGGGCGGTCCTTTCAGAGCTTCTTATCAAGGAATATGAGCTCTGCGACAAAGAAACTCAGCGTTTGATCTGCGATAACTTTGCTTATCTGCATCTGATCAGGCTGGCTCCTTCCAACGGCGCAGATGAGACTCAAGCTCATCACAAGACGTACCAAGACGATACTTGGAAGATGGGTATTTTCTCAGTTCTGGCTAAATTTAAGCCTATCCTCGATCTTTGCGGCGAGTTCTTGGATTTGGAGCAAGACAAAGAAATTCAAAAGCTGATTCAGAGTCTCAATGTAACCGAAGAAGGTGCCAATGCAGGCGACTTTTTGCCTGGCCTAAAACTAGACATGAATTCCCCTTTGACTTTATGGGAAGCTCCACGTCGCTTGTCTCTGCTGCTCGACTTGCTGTCATCATTCATGACTTTACCAACACCTTATCCAGTTAGAGTGCCTTTGGGTCTCTGCATTTCGATCGCAGAGGGACTTTTAAGCATGACGAGTAATTATCTACCTCTGAAGCGTGATGTTCGCAGAGATTCTGGGCTTACTTCTGTCATTGAAGACATTCTTCCTCAGATTCAGTTTGTTGGTGTTCGCTTGCTATCAAACATCAGTCAAACCTACGGTAAACTATGCCTGTCGCTGCTGCCTTCCATTTTGAGTTCTCTAGAATTGTTCATACCACTCCAGCAAAAATCAAGCAGGATTGACCTTCAGAAATGTGTCTCATTAAAGTATGAGTTTATGACACTATTCTCTTTGGTCACTACATTTCTGTCTCACACGGGACATCAACTGAACGAGGTTGGCTTGATTAAAAAACTGGTGGACGTATCGTTGCATCTCACAGAAGACCATTCTGCCCTAGATTTTAGTGCCAGTCGAGACATCAAGGCAATTCGGAATAAAGATTCTAAAcaaaagcagaagaaggagcaTTCAAACGCGTCAATTTCAGACCTCTACGTACAGCCAGAGAGTTTCAGATTCAAATGCTCTGAGCGCTGCCTGTTTGAAATCAACCGTTTCTTGCAAGTTATTGTGAGCAATTGGAAATTGCCCACCAATGAGCATCTGAAAATTCTGAAATACACCATTTCCACAGCCGTCAAGTGGAAAGAGCAAAGGGGTTACGTTCCAGAGTCATACGTTAAACTGCTTAGAGCGGAAGTACTAAACCCTGGCGCAGAGCGCGTCTCTATATTGCCAATAGCCGTCTCTCTTTTGAATAACGCAAACGATGatattttcgatctcttATGCCATCCAAGGTTGCCAATGAGCTTGGTTCATAATGTGAAATTAGCTACCCCTATGACCGAAGagccaattgaagagattTATGAACATATTCCAACCGAAGCCGACGAAGATCAATCACCACGCTCACTCCCCACCGCTGCTGAAACAGACCCCGTTGTAGAGGAAATTAAGCCACCAGCCGATGAGAGACGGGAGCCATCGAAGCACTCTAATGCCGCTTTCAATGAAAGTGTCGCGGAAAATCGGTCTTCATCAGACATTCCAGCTGTGTCtattgttgaagaagtatCCGATACAACAGACGTCAGAAAAAGAGAGTTCGACGTTGAGGGTGCGCCATCATTCTTCACAAAGCGCACCAAAATCGGTGCAGATGAAACAAGGGCATCCTCAGCCATCTCTGAAGTCGTCACCGTTGAGATTTCAGGCGAAAAGGACCTCAATGCTGCCGATTCGAAGAGCATGGAGGAAAGTACGATAAAAGAAAGCAACCCCGCTTCAGATGGGGATTCCGACTTTGAAATGCCAACCATCAACGTCAgtgaggatgaggacgacAAGGAAGATagtgaagatgaagatgctTAA
- the MCM22 gene encoding Mcm22p (ancestral locus Anc_4.366), which translates to MERSISSEDALQAYIESLESHIHLKRDLLKQVRNATDEIPEAIEPKGDWKDLLSKPLFRPDRSDPIGLSLASVSQTTRLESTKAWINEKEKHLIELGQMIRDQKDINNDLIVLIDLLNRKLETMALTSERERPKTPEELNRQLHSSLETFVKNILSVDMVDAEQAGNDLSEEVFTLIRRLLSHDDTLEVADFHKCSKKLFRLLLRSNLVTVSESPNNVRHVKLLDFASYDLS; encoded by the coding sequence ATGGAGCGTTCAATCAGCTCTGAAGACGCGCTCCAAGCGTACATAGAAAGTTTGGAAAGCCACATACACCTGAAGCGGGATCTGTTAAAGCAGGTGCGAAATGCTACCGATGAAATCCCAGAAGCCATTGAACCCAAAGGCGACTGGAAAGACCTATTATCAAAGCCACTGTTTCGGCCGGATAGATCTGATCCTATCGGCCTCAGTTTGGCGTCTGTCAGCCAAACAACACGTCTGGAATCAACCAAGGCGTGGATTAATGAAAAGGAGAAACATCTAATCGAACTTGGACAGATGATAAGAGACCAGAAGGACATAAATAATGATCTGATCGTTTTGATTGATTTACTGAACCGCAAGTTAGAAACTATGGCGCTAACGAGCGAGAGGGAAAGGCCGAAAACACCAGAAGAACTTAATCGCCAGCTGCACAGTAGCTTGGAGACGTTCGTTAAAAATATTCTATCTGTAGATATGGTAGACGCAGAACAAGCGGGGAATGATCTGTCGGAGGAAGTTTTCACACTTATCAGGAGGCTTCTTAGCCACGATGACACACTTGAAGTCGCCGATTTCCACAAGTGCAGCAAGAAACTCTTCCGGTTACTCCTACGTAGCAATCTTGTCACAGTGTCTGAATCCCCAAATAATGTACGACATGTCAAGCTGCTGGACTTCGCTAGTTACGATCTCTCATAG
- the TIM8 gene encoding protein transporter TIM8 (ancestral locus Anc_4.367), whose product MSSFSPADLSSLDENSKKEIATFLEAENSKQKVQLSIHQFTNTCFKQCVTSVSNAELSSQEEQCLNNCVNRFLDTNIRIVKSLQSIQ is encoded by the coding sequence ATGTCGTCATTCTCCCCAGCGGACCTAAGCAGCCTAGATGAAAACTCCAAAAAGGAGATTGCAACCTTTTTGGAAGCCGAGAACTCCAAGCAAAAGGTGCAACTGTCGATCCACCAGTTCACTAATACTTGCTTCAAGCAATGTGTAACATCAGTCAGTAATGCGGAACTCAGTTCGCAGGAGGAGCAATGTCTGAATAATTGCGTCAACAGGTTCCTCGACACCAACATCAGAATCGTGAAGAGCCTGCAGAGCATTCAATAA
- the TTI2 gene encoding Tti2p (ancestral locus Anc_4.368), protein MATPDKVQAFISRFQWNQLPNISESELKEICDLRIEELPEDVVTDVVLNLSYLALNENGIGKLSLRTIDRLINKDESSRDQIVDSLIDSVQPLLLRTEVQRDVKRPGLRPSTGFSFKSDESRRKWKQNGEAKSIPLFYVILLHLRHRQLSGNLWWITPGILNLLDDTSDLVGIKLKGVLLLKTFLESVFQDEKHWISFEDTGLFKLYEPILKNMCYYMPPVHSAEECIRVWKEVFPTLDALYLLQFKGKPAEYRRRLGDFMSELILQQVMPRINMTSETLTIFVLETLKDQLQKLGETTLYYLSRVIYTLGEYLVRDPFVTSFEDILDRIIACLEVLLSVCPSDRVVAHKYDFLALIAILLHKCKQEGKLTVPLAGKLRELVRALEEKGCDFTDDKLELTRVKDVGELFSRD, encoded by the coding sequence ATGGCCACGCCTGACAAGGTGCAAGCATTTATTTCCAGATTTCAATGGAATCAACTGCCCAACATTTCAGAATCtgagctgaaagagatctGTGACTTGcgaattgaagaattgcCAGAAGATGTCGTAACCGATGTGGTGCTCAATCTTTCCTACCTTGCGCTGAACGAAAATGGCATTGGGAAGCTCTCCCTCAGGACAATTGATAGACTAATCAACAAGGATGAATCTTCGAGAGATCAGATTGTCGATTCGCTCATTGACAGCGTTCAACCACTGCTCTTACGTACAGAGGTTCAGAGGGACGTCAAGAGACCTGGATTGAGGCCTAGCACCGGgttctccttcaaatcagaTGAAAGCCGAAGAAAGTGGAAGCAGAACGGCGAAGCGAAGAGTATACCACTGTTTTACGTTATTCTTCTACATCTACGCCATCGCCAACTGTCGGGAAATCTATGGTGGATAACACCAGGGATTTTAAATCTCCTGGACGATACAAGCGACCTCGTGGGGATAAAGTTAAAAggagttcttcttttgaagaccTTCTTGGAGAGCGTTTTCCAAGATGAGAAGCATTGGATATCATTTGAAGACACTGGGCTATTCAAATTATATGAGCCTATTCTGAAGAATATGTGCTATTACATGCCTCCGGTACACTCTGCGGAAGAGTGTATAAGGGTGTGGAAAGAAGTGTTTCCTACTCTAGATGCTCTGTATCTGCTACAATTCAAGGGAAAACCAGCAGAATACCGAAGACGCCTGGGTGACTTTATGTCTGAATTAATTCTCCAGCAAGTGATGCCAAGGATCAACATGACAAGCGAAACATTGACTATTTTTGTACTCGAAACTTTGAAGGATCAATTACAAAAGCTGGGAGAGACCACGCTTTACTACTTATCGCGAGTCATCTACACACTGGGAGAGTATCTCGTCAGAGATCCCTTTGTAACATCgtttgaagatattctcGATAGAATCATTGCTTGTTTGGAAGTGCTCTTGTCCGTCTGTCCTTCGGATAGAGTGGTGGCTCACAAGTATGACTTCCTGGCTCTCATTGCGATACTGTTGCACAAATGCAAGCAAGAGGGTAAACTAACAGTCCCATTGGCCGGCAAGCTTAGAGAGCTAGTTCGGGCTCTGGAGGAGAAGGGTTGCGATTTCACAGATGATAAGCTAGAACTCACCAGGGTTAAAGACGTGGGAGAATTATTCAGTCGGGACTAA
- a CDS encoding chalcone isomerase domain-containing protein (ancestral locus Anc_4.369) has protein sequence MFSRNILRQAPLKAGRSFSIFNPSIRYARKLSSSRTQGHLSRTANKYSNLAIALALGGCGIVALANLGKLHNDANVWDDGEATVNVDSAVTPFPVRLGPPKLPLSTEFSMLGYGFRSVTFISFKVYALGIYIADQDRHLVADVLDSKFLTTAFIDTDASRSHKENVKQALDDPEKSTLLIGNLLDSGVRMAAKLTPIRNTDFNHLRDGFIRTILNHPEAKNNQEVLSAGLDELKQAFSEKGRIAKDDDLVVELQANGGLQFFYFNRKKDQVTTMGRVQEPLVGKLLFSQYMSGPKPLSPSAKESVASHLAAMV, from the coding sequence ATGTTTTCGAGGAATATCCTAAGACAAGCACCCTTGAAGGCAGGACGGTCCTTCAGCATATTCAACCCCAGTATTAGGTATGCCAGGAAACTATCCTCCAGCAGGACTCAGGGGCATCTCTCGAGAACAGCTAACAAGTACTCGAATCTGGCGATTGCGTTAGCCTTGGGAGGCTGTGGTATCGTAGCGCTAGCTAATCTGGGAAAGCTTCACAACGACGCCAATGTCTGGGATGATGGCGAGGCTACTGTCAACGTCGATAGTGCGGTGACTCCCTTTCCGGTCAGACTGGGACCGCCAAAGTTGCCTCTTTCCACCGAATTCAGCATGTTGGGCTATGGCTTTAGATCTGTGACATTTATTTCATTCAAAGTGTATGCATTGGGCATATACATTGCGGACCAGGATAGACATCTGGTTGCGGATGTCCTCGATTCCAAGTTCCTGACAACCGCCTTCATAGACACTGACGCATCCAGATCACACAAGGAGAACGTCAAGCAGGCCCTAGACGACCCAGAGAAATCGACGTTGTTGATTGGAAATCTCCTGGACAGCGGTGTGAGAATGGCTGCCAAATTGACACCGATCAGAAATACAGACTTCAATCACCTGAGAGATGGGTTCATCAGAACGATACTAAACCATCCTGAAGCCAAGAATAACCAAGAAGTGCTGTCTGCAGGgcttgatgagctgaagCAGGCCTTCAGCGAAAAAGGCAGAATCGCTAAGGATGACGATCTGGTGGTGGAACTGCAAGCCAACGGAGGACTGCAGTTCTTCTACTTCAACAGGAAGAAAGACCAAGTGACCACGATGGGGCGTGTCCAAGAACCGCTTGTCGGTAAGTTGCTCTTCAGCCAATATATGAGTGGTCCAAAGCCTTTGTCACCGAGTGCAAAGGAATCAGTAGCATCGCACCTCGCTGCGATGGTATGA
- the MET5 gene encoding sulfite reductase (NADPH) subunit beta (ancestral locus Anc_4.370) produces MTTSSISTITGALIKFAQAANPSSRIFYTVASKATKSELTDVQGSIRLLSNCDPFSEIIEELKKDSFLTVFTEELTLLKALPHLQSLKGFAIVVNIDLKLQDYSVITAFKDLSIPILVSSNGDAALKNAKIANETATQFSEPVFHFINYSKATGKYGVEPAATELAEEVEDISNLNLESFELYNGPSGSPSVLIVNLSPYGYEFTENLPCDTALLDIKAYRPWNKDQLWESVPSSVRKIVIVQSSCQRSNARDFEPLLLDFFDDFDKLIERNIDNVLLSKVGELKDVGKALREIVSNAKSEKPDSYLFLGDTFAESSDDATELSSSIKGAINLENAYLKVLKQLFSSNLEILNEYSSPTVLSNNPEYGYGFFLSEDKKRQELLELAKNSLDPSLYHSVDAPQLVEQLSKWITYNESNLDESALKEANDVGNRTFELLELNQESKTALDFLKIGSSATDYSFKSRWLIGSDAWSYDLGNSGVHQTLFSKKNLNILLIDSEPYKDVSNSHRRKKDVGLYAMNAGDVYVASVAVYSSYTQLLTALIEASKFNGPSIVLAYLPYRSETDTPIEVLKETKNAVESGYWPLYRYNPSIADEEEKFKLDSAVIKRELQNFLDRENKLTLLSKRDPDLARNLKQSASDVITAKQEKRSKLAYDQLLDGLSGPPLHIYYASDGGNASALAKRLGTRAAARGLKSTVLSMEDIIFEELPGEENVIFITSTAGQGEFPQDGKAFWDFIKSTTDLDLASLNFGVFGLGDSQYWPRKEDKHYYNRPATQLFKRLELLTAKPLLDLGLGDDQDADGYHTGYGPWEAELWKALGVANAAVPDEPKPWNNEDMKLASNFLRGTIVEGLADESTGAIHAYDQQLTKFHGIYMQDDRDIRETRKAQGLEPYYIFMARVRLPGGIATPEQWLVLDRLSDETGNGTIKLTTRATFQLHGVVKRNLKHTIRAMNSTLMDTLAACGDVNRNVMVSALPGNAKVHAQVSEIGAKISEFFLPKTTAYHEIWLSGTDERDYNDDWSSIFENRKEGPTKKKTLVGGNALVDVEPLYTNVYLPRKFKVNITVPPYNDVDVWASDVGLIAIIDNNQQLTGFNMYVGGGMGTTHNNKKTYPRLGSSFGFVSVQDTIPAIEAVMIVQRDNGDRENRKHARLKYTVDDMGPDVFKKKVEEITGKKFLPEKAYQIDSNQDYFGWVKDETGLNHFTVFVENGRVEDTVNLAQKTGFRKIAQLMQKNKSGHFRLTGNQHALICGIKDEHLDEYKKIMKRYNLDNTDFSGLRLSSASCVGLPTCGLAMAESERYMPLLITKLENILEEYGLRHDSVVMRMTGCPNGCARPWLAEVALIGKAPDTYNMMLGGGFHGQRLNKLYRASIKEHEIVTILTDLFRRWALERNEGEHFGDFVIRVGLIKPTTEGKYFHDDVAEEAL; encoded by the coding sequence ATGACAACGTCGTCGATATCGACGATTACTGGAGCATTGATCAAGTTCGCCCAGGCAGCGAATCCATCATCTCGAATCTTTTACACGGTCGCCTCTAAGGCAACAAAATCGGAGCTTACAGATGTCCAAGGTTCGATTAGACTTTTAAGCAACTGTGATCCCTTTAGTGAAATTATAGAggaactgaagaaagattCGTTCCTAACGGTGTTCACCGAAGAATTAACCTTGTTGAAGGCGTTACCACATTTGCAATCCTTAAAAGGTTTCGCGATTGTGGTCAACATAGATTTAAAGCTTCAGGACTACTCGGTTATTACAGCGTTTAAGGATCTATCAATACCAATCTTGGTTTCCAGCAATGGTGATGCCgcgttgaagaatgctaAAATTGCGAACGAAACTGCCACTCAGTTTTCTGAGCCCGTTTtccacttcatcaattATAGCAAGGCCACTGGAAAATATGGCGTCGAACCTGCCGCAACAGAATTAGCTGAAGAAGTAGAGGacatttcaaatttgaatTTGGAAAGTTTCGAGCTCTACAACGGTCCTTCAGGTTCACCATCAGTTTTAATAGTCAACCTGTCACCCTACGGTTATGAATTCACTGAAAATTTGCCTTGTGATACAGCTTTACTCGATATAAAAGCGTATAGACCATGGAATAAGGACCAATTGTGGGAGTCAGTACCATCAAGCGTTCGCAAAATTGTAATTGTGCAGAGCTCTTGtcaaagatcaaatgcAAGAGACTTTGAACCCCTTTTGTTAGACTTTTTTGATGATTTCGACAAGCTGATCGAGAGGAATATCGACAATGTGCTACTTTCGAAAGTTGGCGAATTGAAGGATGTTGGGAAGGCATTGAGGGAAATCGTTTCTAACGCCAAGTCAGAGAAACCTGATTCTTACTTATTTTTGGGCGACACTTTTGCAGAAAGTAGTGATGACGCTACCGAGCTAAGCTCCTCAATAAAGGGTGCTATAAATCTTGAGAATGCATACCTCAAAGTCCTTAAGCAGTTattttcaagcaatttgGAGATTTTAAATGAGTATTCAAGCCCAACTGTTCTAAGCAATAATCCAGAATATGGTTACGGTTTCTTTTTAAGCGAGGACAAAAAGCGCCAAGAGCTGTTGGAACTAGCGAAAAACTCACTCGATCCCTCGCTGTACCACTCCGTCGATGCTCCTCAACTTGTCGAGCAATTATCCAAATGGATTACCTACAATGAATCGAATCTAGACGAATCTGCattgaaagaagcaaatGATGTAGGCAATAGGACTTTCGAGTTGCTAGAGCTTAACCAGGAATCAAAGACGGCattggatttcttgaaaattgGATCTTCTGCCACTGATTACTCATTTAAATCACGCTGGCTGATTGGTTCCGATGCCTGGTCGTATGATTTGGGCAATTCAGGTGTTCATCAAACGTTATTTTCTaagaagaacttgaatATTCTTCTAATAGATTCGGAACCTTACAAGGATGTCAGTAACTCCCATaggaggaagaaagatGTTGGCCTGTATGCAATGAATGCTGGCGATGTCTATGTTGCATCTGTGGCTGTTTATTCGTCATACACTCAGCTCCTAACAGCACTGAtagaagcttcaaaattcAACGGACCTTCAATTGTTTTGGCTTATCTACCTTATCGTTCTGAGACGGATACACCTATAgaagttttgaaagaaaccAAGAATGCTGTGGAATCTGGATACTGGCCTCTATACAGGTATAATCCAAGTATTGCagatgaggaggaaaagTTCAAGCTTGACTCCGCAGTAATCAAAAGGGAGCTCCAAAATTTCTTGGATCGCGAGAACAAATTGACCCTTCTCTCCAAGAGAGATCCAGATCTAGCTAGAAACTTGAAGCAATCAGCTAGTGACGTTATCACTGCCaaacaagagaagagaagtaAGTTAGCGTATGATCAGCTGTTAGACGGTTTATCTGGCCCTCCTTTGCACATTTATTATGCTTCTGATGGTGGCAATGCATCGGCACTAGCTAAGAGATTGGGGACGCGCGCAGCTGCACGAGGTTTGAAATCCACTGTCTTATCGATGGAGGATATCATATTTGAGGAACTGCCTGGTGAAGAAAACGTTATATTTATCACTTCCACCGCCGGACAAGGTGAATTTCCCCAGGACGGTAAAGCTTTCTGGGACTTCATCAAGTCTACAACAGATTTAGACTTAGCATCACTGAATTTTGGTGTTTTCGGTTTAGGTGACTCCCAATATTGGCCGCGCAAGGAAGACAAGCATTACTACAACAGACCAGCTACACAACTTTTCAAGCGCTTAGAATTGTTGACTGCTAAGCCccttcttgatctcggCTTAGGAGATGATCAGGACGCCGATGGGTATCATACGGGATATGGTCCATGGGAAGCTGAACTATGGAAGGCGCTCGGCGTAGCAAATGCTGCAGTACCTGATGAGCCAAAACCTTGGAATAATGAAGATATGAAACTTGCATCGAACTTTTTGAGGGGCACGATCGTGGAAGGGTTGGCTGACGAATCAACTGGTGCAATTCATGCATATGATCAGCAGTTAACTAAATTCCATGGTATTTATATGCAGGATGACCGTGATATACGTGAGACCCGTAAGGCTCAAGGTCTGGAACCGTACTACATTTTCATGGCTAGAGTCAGGTTGCCAGGCGGTATCGCTACTCCAGAACAATGGTTGGTTCTTGATCGTCTTTCCGACGAGACCGGAAACGGTACCATCAAGCTGACTACTAGAGCTACCTTTCAGTTGCATGGCGTTGTTAAAAGGAACTTGAAGCATACTATTAGGGCCATGAACTCAACCTTGATGGATACTTTGGCGGCTTGTGGTGATGTCAATAGAAACGTCATGGTTTCGGCTCTACCTGGCAACGCCAAGGTTCATGCTCAAGTTTCAGAAATTGGAGCCAAAATCTCAGAATTCTTTTTACCAAAGACGACTGCTTATCATGAGATTTGGTTGAGCGGTACCGATGAACGTGATTACAACGATGACTGGTCTTCGATTTTTGAGAACAGAAAGGAAGGCCCcacaaagaagaagacgttAGTGGGTGGTAACGCCTTGGTTGATGTTGAACCACTGTACACCAATGTTtatttgccaagaaagtttAAGGTCAATATCACAGTCCCCCCTTACAATGATGTGGACGTTTGGGCTAGTGACGTTGGTTTGATCGCTATCATAGACAATAACCAACAACTGACTGGTTTCAATATGTACGTTGGTGGTGGTATGGGTACAACGCATAACAACAAGAAGACTTATCCCAGGTTAGGGTCCTCATTTGGTTTCGTCTCAGTCCAGGATACCATTCCCGCTATTGAAGCCGTAATGATTGTACAAAGAGACAATGGTGACCGTGAGAACCGTAAACACGCTCGTTTAAAATACACCGTTGACGATATGGGACCTGATGtattcaagaagaaggtcgaaGAAATAACCGGTAAGAAGTTTCTTCCTGAGAAAGCTTATCAAATAGACTCCAATCAGGACTACTTTGGCTGGGTGAAGGATGAGACAGGGCTGAACCATTTCACTGTGTTTGTTGAGAACGGAAGAGTAGAGGACACTGTTAACCTAGCACAGAAGACAGGGTTCCGGAAGATCGCTCAGCTAATGCAAAAGAATAAATCAGGCCACTTCAGGTTGACCGGTAATCAGCACGCTTTGATTTGCGGTATCAAGGACGAGCATCTTGATGAATACAAGAAAATCATGAAGCGATACAACCTAGACAATACAGACTTCAGTGGATTGAGGTTGAGCTCTGCTTCCTGTGTCGGCTTACCAACTTGTGGGCTGGCCATGGCGGAATCTGAGCGTTATATGCCATTATTGATTACAAAGCTGGAAAATATCCTGGAGGAATACGGTCTCCGCCACGATTCTGTCGTTATGAGAATGACTGGCTGTCCGAACGGTTGTGCCCGTCCCTGGCTGGCAGAGGTTGCTCTAATTGGTAAAGCTCCGGACACATACAATATGATGCTTGGTGGCGGTTTCCATGGGCAAAGATTAAACAAGCTTTATCGGGCTTCCATTAAGGAGCACGAGATTGTGACGATCTTGACTGACCTCTTCAGAAGATGGGCTTTAGAGAGAAATGAGGGCGAGCATTTCGGTGATTTCGTGATAAGAGTTGGACTGATCAAACCAACCACTGAAGGGAAGTATTTCCATGACGACGtcgcagaagaagctctttga
- a CDS encoding uncharacterized protein (ancestral locus Anc_4.371) produces the protein MDSGLPTRFLLLTMVHNLDEETARRCKQVQEQHIEQLESEAQKQLDQTKHGGNALIASMTVRQVLEIERNEQSAK, from the coding sequence ATGGACAGTGGTCTTCCTACGAGATTTCTTTTACTAACAATGGTGCACAATCTAGATGAGGAGACTGCTAGACGGTGTAAACAGGTACAAGAACAGCACATTGAGCAGCTGGAAAGCGAAGCACAGAAACAATTGGATCAGACAAAACACGGGGGAAATGCATTAATAGCTTCAATGACCGTAAGGCAAGTGCTGGAAATAGAGCGTAACGAACAATCAGCCAAATAA